In the genome of Panthera uncia isolate 11264 chromosome B3 unlocalized genomic scaffold, Puncia_PCG_1.0 HiC_scaffold_1, whole genome shotgun sequence, one region contains:
- the EID1 gene encoding EP300-interacting inhibitor of differentiation 1, translating into MSEMNELSELYEESNDLQMDVMLGEGDLPQMEVGSGSREPSPNASRNGAQPQLEEEGPMEEEAAQPMAEPQGERGLANRPSPGEQPGLIAGPDFESEDEGEEFDDWEDDYDYPEEEQLSGAGYRVSAALEEANKMFLRTSRAREAALDGGFQMHYEKTPFDQLAFIEELFSLMVVNRLTEELGCDEIIDRE; encoded by the coding sequence ATGTCGGAAATGAACGAGCTGTCCGAGCTGTATGAAGAGAGCAATGACCTGCAGATGGATGTGATGCTTGGCGAGGGTGACCTTCCGCAGATGGAGGTAGGCAGCGGGAGCCGGGAGCCATCCCCGAACGCCTCCCGCAACGGGGCCCAGCCACAGCTCGAGGAGGAAGGCCCAATGGAGGAGGAGGCGGCCCAGCCAATGGCGGAGCCGCAGGGGGAACGAGGCCTTGCTAACCGGCCCAGCCCTGGGGAGCAGCCAGGCCTGATCGCGGGCCCTGACTTCGAGAGCGAGGACGAGGGCGAGGAATTTGATGACTGGGAGGACGACTACGATTATCCGGAAGAGGAGCAGCTGAGTGGTGCGGGCTACAGAGTATCAGCGGCCCTTGAAGAAGCCAACAAGATGTTTCTGAGAACATCCAGAGCAAGGGAAGCAGCCCTGGATGGCGGGTTTCAAATGCATTATGAGAAGACCCCGTTTGATCAGTTGGCTTTTATCGAAGAGCTTTTTTCACTTATGGTTGTCAATCGTCTGACCGAAGAACTCGGCTGTGATGAGATTATTGATAGAGAGTAA